Proteins from one Streptosporangium becharense genomic window:
- a CDS encoding STAS domain-containing protein yields the protein MLEKTPFRTEVHGIAPGTSLLTLSGDLDYDTAAELFTLARDLFAGDVRHLDLDLSGLDFIDSSGVAALINVYNAAGEHDATMRIVALTSYLRHLFRVTALDQVFALPPKEE from the coding sequence ATGCTCGAGAAGACCCCGTTCCGTACCGAGGTGCATGGCATCGCGCCGGGCACCAGCCTGCTGACCCTCAGCGGTGACCTGGACTACGACACGGCCGCCGAGCTCTTCACCCTCGCCCGTGACCTGTTCGCCGGTGACGTGCGCCACCTCGACCTGGACCTGTCCGGCCTCGATTTCATCGACTCCTCCGGGGTGGCCGCCCTGATCAACGTCTACAACGCCGCCGGCGAACACGACGCCACCATGCGCATCGTCGCGCTGACCTCCTACCTGCGCCACCTGTTCCGGGTCACCGCGCTGGATCAGGTCTTCGCGCTGCCTCCCAAGGAGGAGTAG
- a CDS encoding RtcB family protein, translating into MPQQVAERLLSWASDIEPGTIEQAARAARLPFVPSHVALMPDAHVGMGATVGSVIPTQGAIIPSAVGVDIGCGMVATETSLTAADLPDGLAALMPLVERRIPAGVGRGHDDPRVDSVLAALGRPHTTLTGKQETTTATQFGTLGSGNHFVEVCLDERDHVWTVLHSGSRGIGNQLATRHIGEAKKLMKQYFITLEDPDLAYLVQGTPQFTAYIEDMLWAQRYAMASRARMAEVLVASLFEVVGHGSALRTINAHHNFTQLEHHHGRDVWITRKGAIKAARGDEGIIPGSMGTRSYIVTGLGSSASYNSCSHGAGRRMSRTEARKKLTAASLAEAMGTRTWNADRAAALVDEHPEAYKSIDQVMEDQRDLVTVQHTLRQVFNYKG; encoded by the coding sequence ATGCCGCAGCAGGTAGCAGAACGACTCCTCTCGTGGGCCAGCGACATCGAGCCGGGCACGATCGAGCAGGCCGCCCGCGCAGCACGCCTCCCATTCGTCCCCTCCCACGTCGCGCTGATGCCGGACGCGCACGTCGGCATGGGTGCCACGGTCGGCTCCGTCATCCCGACCCAGGGTGCGATCATCCCCTCCGCGGTGGGCGTCGACATCGGCTGCGGCATGGTGGCCACCGAGACCTCCCTGACGGCCGCCGACCTCCCCGACGGCCTCGCCGCACTGATGCCGCTCGTCGAGCGGCGCATCCCGGCCGGTGTCGGCCGGGGCCACGACGACCCCCGCGTGGATTCCGTGCTCGCCGCGCTCGGCCGCCCGCACACCACCCTGACCGGCAAGCAGGAGACCACGACGGCGACCCAGTTCGGCACCCTGGGCTCCGGCAACCACTTCGTCGAGGTGTGCCTGGACGAGCGCGACCACGTCTGGACGGTCCTGCACTCCGGGTCCCGGGGCATCGGCAACCAGCTCGCCACCAGGCACATCGGCGAGGCCAAGAAGCTGATGAAGCAGTACTTCATCACCCTGGAGGATCCGGACCTGGCCTACCTCGTGCAGGGCACCCCGCAGTTCACCGCCTACATCGAGGACATGCTGTGGGCACAGCGGTACGCGATGGCGTCCCGGGCGCGCATGGCCGAGGTCCTGGTGGCCTCGCTGTTCGAGGTCGTCGGCCACGGCTCAGCGCTGCGGACGATCAACGCGCACCACAACTTCACGCAGCTGGAGCACCACCACGGCCGCGACGTGTGGATCACCCGCAAGGGCGCCATCAAGGCTGCCCGCGGCGACGAGGGGATCATCCCCGGTTCGATGGGCACCCGCTCCTACATCGTGACCGGCCTGGGCAGCTCCGCCTCCTACAACTCCTGTTCCCACGGCGCCGGCCGCCGCATGTCGCGCACCGAGGCGCGCAAGAAGCTCACCGCGGCCTCCCTCGCCGAGGCGATGGGGACGAGGACGTGGAACGCCGACCGCGCGGCGGCCCTGGTCGACGAGCACCCCGAGGCGTACAAGTCGATCGACCAGGTGATGGAGGACCAGCGCGACCTGGTCACCGTGCAGCACACGCTGCGGCAGGTCTTCAACTACAAGGGCTGA
- a CDS encoding SRPBCC domain-containing protein: MQAVNFVSDDPAQAGTMMMTWEVTAVDHRTRVDFRADDVPVGIFADDHAAGLSSSLANLAEHLET, from the coding sequence GTGCAGGCCGTCAACTTCGTCTCCGACGACCCCGCCCAGGCCGGCACCATGATGATGACCTGGGAGGTTACGGCGGTGGATCACCGTACACGTGTGGACTTCCGAGCCGACGACGTCCCAGTTGGCATCTTCGCCGACGATCACGCTGCCGGCCTGTCCTCCTCGCTGGCCAATCTCGCCGAGCACCTCGAGACGTGA
- the recD2 gene encoding SF1B family DNA helicase RecD2 — translation MQAGEHGASGTSISGVLERITYANEETGYTIARVATERSGSDLLTVVGPLLGAQPGESLRLTGRWTSHPRYGRQFEVWSYATVLPATVQGIRRYLGSGLIKGIGPKMAERIVDHFGVDTLQIIETTPERLVEVPGLGPKRTKMIAVAWEEQKIIKEVMIFLQGVGVSTSIAVRIFKQYGDNSIEVVKGEPYRLADDVWGIGFKTADTIAQAVGIPHDSPERVKAGLRYTLSQAADDGHCYLPAPNLVADAVKILDVPAELTARCLEELIAEEGVVREDVPAGDAVVPAVYLVPFHRAELSLAGALRGLLAAEHDRLGVFGSVDWDVALGWLREKTGAELAEEQTAAVRLALTEKVAVLTGGPGCGKSFTVRSIVTLARAKKAKVTLAAPTGRAAKRLAELTGHEATTVHRLLQLRPGGDATFDRDNPLDADLVVVDEASMLDLLLANKLVKAVAPGTHLLFVGDVDQLPSVGAGEVLRDLLAAEEEIPRVRLTHIFRQAQESGVVTNAHRVNTGLPPALTGMSDFFLFPCEEPEEIAALTVDVVANRIPRRFGLDPRRDVQVLAPMHRGAAGAGNLNMALQEALTPSREGLPERRYGGRVFRVGDKVTQLRNNYDKGAAGVFNGTVGMVVDIRPDDHKLTVLTDEDENVDYAFDELDELAHAYAVSIHRSQGSEYPAVVIPLATSAWMMLQRNLLYTAITRAKKLVVIVGSRRALAQAVRTRGAGRRHTSLTHRLRRR, via the coding sequence GTGCAGGCCGGGGAACACGGTGCCTCTGGTACCTCCATTTCAGGGGTCCTGGAACGCATCACGTACGCCAACGAGGAGACCGGCTACACCATCGCCCGGGTGGCCACCGAGCGGTCGGGCAGCGACCTGCTGACCGTGGTAGGCCCGCTGCTGGGTGCCCAGCCGGGTGAGTCGCTGCGGCTGACCGGTCGCTGGACCTCCCACCCCCGCTACGGCAGGCAGTTCGAGGTGTGGTCCTACGCCACCGTGCTGCCCGCCACCGTGCAGGGCATCCGGCGCTACCTCGGGTCCGGCCTGATCAAGGGCATCGGGCCGAAGATGGCCGAGCGGATCGTCGACCACTTCGGGGTCGACACGCTGCAGATCATCGAGACCACTCCCGAGCGGCTGGTCGAGGTGCCGGGGCTCGGCCCGAAGCGGACCAAGATGATCGCGGTCGCCTGGGAGGAACAGAAGATCATCAAAGAGGTGATGATCTTCCTGCAGGGCGTCGGGGTGTCGACCTCGATCGCGGTGCGCATCTTCAAGCAGTACGGCGACAACTCCATCGAGGTCGTCAAGGGTGAGCCGTACCGGCTGGCCGACGACGTGTGGGGCATCGGGTTCAAGACCGCCGACACCATCGCGCAGGCGGTCGGCATCCCGCACGACAGCCCCGAGCGGGTCAAGGCGGGGCTGCGCTACACCCTGTCGCAGGCCGCCGACGACGGGCACTGCTACCTGCCCGCACCCAACCTCGTCGCCGACGCGGTGAAGATCCTGGACGTCCCCGCCGAGCTGACCGCCCGCTGCCTGGAGGAACTGATCGCCGAGGAGGGCGTGGTCCGCGAGGACGTCCCAGCCGGTGACGCCGTCGTCCCGGCGGTCTACCTGGTGCCCTTCCACCGCGCCGAGCTCTCACTGGCCGGGGCGTTGCGCGGCCTGCTGGCCGCCGAGCACGACCGGCTGGGCGTCTTCGGCTCCGTCGACTGGGACGTCGCCCTGGGGTGGCTGCGCGAGAAGACCGGCGCCGAGCTGGCCGAGGAACAGACCGCGGCGGTGCGGCTGGCGCTGACGGAGAAGGTCGCGGTGCTCACCGGCGGTCCCGGTTGCGGCAAGAGCTTCACCGTGCGCTCCATCGTCACCCTGGCCCGCGCCAAGAAGGCGAAGGTGACCCTGGCCGCACCCACCGGCCGGGCCGCCAAGCGCCTGGCGGAGCTGACCGGCCACGAGGCCACCACCGTGCACCGGCTGCTGCAGCTGCGTCCCGGCGGTGACGCCACCTTCGATCGCGACAACCCGCTGGACGCCGACCTGGTCGTGGTCGACGAGGCGTCCATGCTGGACCTGCTGCTGGCCAACAAGCTGGTCAAGGCGGTCGCGCCGGGCACACACCTGCTGTTCGTGGGCGACGTCGACCAGCTGCCCTCGGTGGGTGCCGGGGAGGTGCTGCGCGATCTGCTGGCCGCGGAGGAGGAGATCCCCCGGGTGCGGCTGACCCATATCTTCCGCCAGGCGCAGGAGTCGGGTGTGGTCACCAACGCCCACCGGGTCAACACCGGCCTGCCTCCGGCGCTGACGGGCATGAGCGACTTCTTCCTGTTCCCGTGCGAGGAGCCGGAGGAGATCGCGGCGCTGACGGTGGACGTGGTCGCCAACCGCATCCCGCGCAGGTTCGGCCTCGACCCGCGCCGGGACGTGCAGGTGCTGGCCCCGATGCACCGGGGCGCCGCGGGGGCGGGCAACCTCAACATGGCCCTGCAGGAGGCGCTGACCCCCTCCCGGGAGGGTCTGCCCGAGCGCCGCTACGGCGGCCGGGTCTTCCGGGTCGGCGACAAGGTCACCCAGCTGCGCAACAACTACGACAAGGGTGCGGCGGGGGTGTTCAACGGCACCGTGGGCATGGTGGTCGACATCAGACCCGACGACCACAAGCTGACCGTGCTGACCGACGAGGACGAGAACGTCGACTACGCCTTCGACGAGCTCGACGAGCTCGCCCACGCCTACGCGGTGTCCATCCACCGCTCCCAGGGCAGCGAGTATCCGGCGGTGGTCATCCCGCTGGCGACGAGCGCGTGGATGATGCTCCAGCGCAACCTGCTCTACACCGCGATCACCCGGGCCAAGAAGCTCGTCGTCATCGTCGGCTCCCGGCGCGCGCTGGCCCAGGCGGTGCGCACCCGCGGCGCGGGACGCCGTCACACGAGCCTCACCCACCGCCTGCGCCGCCGTTGA
- a CDS encoding alcohol dehydrogenase catalytic domain-containing protein yields the protein MRGVVLHGPGDARVEDRPDPAIVHPTDAIIRVTAACACGSDLWPYRGVDKSDEPVPMGHEYVGVVEQIGDQVETIKVGDFVVGSFFASDNTCEICRAGYQSRCVHAELIGAIGTQAQYARIPLADGTLVATPPCPTPTSSRAC from the coding sequence ATGCGTGGAGTGGTTCTGCACGGCCCCGGCGACGCACGCGTCGAGGACCGCCCCGACCCAGCGATCGTCCATCCCACCGACGCGATCATCCGCGTCACCGCGGCGTGTGCCTGCGGCTCTGACCTGTGGCCCTATCGGGGCGTGGACAAGTCTGACGAGCCGGTGCCGATGGGACACGAGTACGTCGGCGTGGTCGAACAGATCGGCGACCAGGTCGAGACGATCAAGGTCGGGGACTTCGTCGTCGGATCGTTCTTCGCCTCCGACAACACCTGCGAGATCTGCCGGGCCGGCTACCAGTCCCGGTGTGTGCACGCCGAACTGATCGGCGCCATCGGTACCCAGGCCCAGTACGCCCGCATCCCGCTCGCCGACGGCACCCTGGTCGCCACCCCGCCATGCCCGACGCCGACCTCATCCCGAGCCTGCTGA
- a CDS encoding cobalamin B12-binding domain-containing protein: MSSVLLAVTDLRTAGEAYLEHIGRADEYGAVDLVLSLLDGGVPAERLLLELIAPAQRRVGELWAANEWSVAREHGATAVSDRAVAAIAARARTAPTRGRVTVACTDGEYHALPTRLLAEVLRLRGWQVDFLGASVPGPHLITHLHQTGPDAVALGCALATRLPRAHATLTACQAVGVPVMAGGAGFGTDGRFARLLGADAWAPTADAAADHLDRGLPGFPEPRQALGHLADEEYTQLVRRRGELIGRVMTVLAGAYPPMAAYRDDQLDATADDLGHIVDFLAAALYVDDAPVFTEFVGWTGGVLAARGVPPEALGVGLRIFHDELRDFPRARHLLVQGIEAAHPDTDLEI, from the coding sequence CATCGGCCGGGCCGACGAGTACGGCGCCGTCGACCTGGTGCTGTCCCTGCTCGACGGCGGCGTCCCCGCCGAGCGGCTGCTGCTGGAGCTCATCGCGCCCGCGCAGCGGCGCGTCGGCGAGCTGTGGGCGGCCAACGAGTGGTCGGTCGCCCGAGAGCACGGCGCCACGGCCGTCAGCGACCGGGCGGTCGCCGCCATCGCCGCCCGCGCGCGCACCGCCCCCACCCGCGGGCGGGTGACCGTGGCCTGCACCGACGGCGAGTACCACGCGCTGCCCACCCGGCTGCTGGCCGAGGTGCTGCGCCTGCGCGGCTGGCAGGTCGACTTCCTCGGCGCCAGCGTGCCCGGCCCGCACCTGATCACCCACCTGCACCAGACCGGGCCCGACGCCGTCGCGCTGGGCTGTGCCCTGGCCACCCGCCTGCCCCGGGCACACGCCACGCTGACCGCCTGCCAGGCCGTGGGCGTGCCCGTCATGGCGGGCGGTGCCGGCTTCGGCACCGACGGCCGCTTCGCCCGGCTGCTGGGCGCCGACGCCTGGGCCCCCACCGCCGACGCCGCAGCCGACCACCTCGACCGCGGCCTGCCCGGCTTCCCCGAGCCCAGGCAGGCCCTGGGCCACCTGGCCGACGAGGAGTACACCCAGCTGGTCCGCCGCCGCGGAGAGCTGATCGGCCGGGTGATGACCGTCCTGGCCGGGGCCTACCCGCCGATGGCCGCCTACCGCGACGACCAGCTCGACGCCACCGCCGACGACCTCGGCCACATCGTCGACTTCCTCGCCGCCGCCCTGTACGTCGACGACGCCCCGGTGTTCACCGAGTTCGTCGGCTGGACCGGCGGCGTGCTGGCCGCCCGCGGCGTTCCCCCCGAGGCGCTGGGAGTGGGGCTGCGCATCTTCCACGACGAACTGCGAGACTTCCCTCGTGCCCGTCACCTGCTGGTTCAGGGGATCGAGGCGGCGCACCCCGACACCGACTTGGAGATCTGA